In Dromiciops gliroides isolate mDroGli1 chromosome 5, mDroGli1.pri, whole genome shotgun sequence, the following are encoded in one genomic region:
- the LOC122728693 gene encoding uncharacterized protein LOC122728693, whose protein sequence is MAARGRGCRRRRSTGRDPGKGSGSASAPGSGSDTGPIALPLPLPLPLPVPAAMAAVLGPSALARLRWGSAFCSIAAGGLGAFAAAFAKLALKPTSRGPEEEEEQELPYPPAMQAWVRAGAGPAGGVGGRAALLEVLLASRGAAAPAVQGAALEGRGQEPRRSRRLMAHRVWGGGALCSAPRSATAGWGGGWDGPLCSAPWERDCGVGRGPGRAPLQRPLGAGLRGGEGLSQTLLSPGRGIVEKVSLPSAAPPRSSTAG, encoded by the coding sequence ATGGCGGCGCGGGGGCGTGGTTGCCGCAGGAGGCGGAGCACCGGCAGGGACCCCGGCAAAGGCTCGGGCTCGGCCTCGGCTCCCGGCTCCGGCTCCGACACAGGCCCCATCGcgctcccgctcccgctcccgctcccTCTCCCAGTGCCAGCAGCGATGGCGGCGGTCCTGGGGCCCAGCGCCCTGGCTCGGCTCCGCTGGGGCTCGGCGTTCTGCTCCATCGCGGCCGGAGGCTTGGGCGCCTTCGCGGCCGCCTTCGCCAAGCTGGCCCTGAAGCCGACGTCCCGGGgcccggaggaggaggaggagcaggagctcCCTTACCCGCCCGCCATGCAGGCCTGGGTAAGAGCCGGAGCCGGGCCAGCAGGCGGGGTGGGCGGGCGAGCGGCTCTGCTGGAGGTGCTTCTGGCCAGCCGGGGAGCAGCTGCGCCCGCTGTCCAGGGTGCTGccctggaggggagggggcaggagccCCGACGGAGCAGACGTCTAATGGCGCACCGCGTCTGGGGAGGGGGCGCCCTCTGCAGTGCCCCTCGGAGTGCGActgcggggtggggagggggctgggacGGACCCCTCTGCAGCGCCCCCTGGGAGCGGGActgcggggtggggagggggccgGGGCGAGCCCCTCTGCAGCGCCCCCTGGGAGCGGGActgcggggtggggaggggctgaGTCAGACACTCCTTTCCCCTGGGAGAGGGATTGTGGAGAAGGTGTCGCTCCCCTCTGCAGCGCCCCCTAGGAGTAGTACTGCCGGTTGA